In the Clostridium cellulovorans 743B genome, CCTTCGATAAATGTCAACACTTCATCAGTCTTTTTAGAACTTTCTTTTGTCTCATGGATAAAGTTCTCAATATCTGAATTTGTTCCGCTTATTTCTTGGAATGTATTAGCCATTTCTACTACAGTTGAACTCATTTGTTCTAAGGATTGAGATAATGCATTAGCTAAGTTAGAAATTCTTTCTTTCTTTTCAGTTTTGTCAACACTCATGCTAATTACTAATGCGCCTTCTATTCTGTTGTTAACAAGTACTGGAACTGCAATTGTTTCTACAGGAAATCCAAAGACTTCTCTTGGTACTATACGGTGTATAACTTCTTTTTTTTGCAAACATACATATGCAGCAGAACCTTCTGGAATTTTATCACCTGTTTTAAGATTTGATTTTAAATTTTCAGTGTTTTGTACAAAAAGAAATTTTTCAGTGTTAGCGATTGTAAAGCCTAACTCTGTTCCAAAGTAGTACTTAAAATAAGGTATCATGTTGTAAAAAGATTCCATTAATTTATTTTCAGATATTTCATTTATCATTGTAGTACATCCTTTCCATCCCCAAAATATTAATATATATGTTCTATTATTTAGTCCACATTAAAGGATTATATGATTATTTAAGATATCATTAAGATTCATGTAGAATTCTTATTAAAACATATATACTTATATTTTAACACATAATTACAAGGAAAATTTAATTTAATTGTAAATTTTAGATAAACTACATTTTATATTACAATATTATAGATTCAAAATTTCTATTAGGTCAACACAATTAGATAATGTATCTAATAAGAAGTTCAAAAGTAGAAATATAGACATATAGTAAGTTAAAATTTCCTTTAAATTATATCAAAGGAATATATGGAAAATATAGTGCCAAAAGTATAAAAATATGTTATATTGTATTTGAATTCAAATTTAAATTTAATTTAAAATCAGATTGTGAGGAGGTGAAGTTAATTATGCTTTACTATTCTAAGTAAAGTATAGTTAATCAGGCTATGGAAAACGTTAAAATAAGAGAAATTGAAGTGTATCATGGAAAGAATATTGTTGATAATGAGTATTATATAGAGCACTTCAAAAAACAAGGAAAAGATATTAAAAAATTTTTTGAAGAGACTATGGGTAGGAGAAATAGATATGAAATTAATAGAGATACTGAAAATGCACTGACTATGGCTATACAATCTTCACAAGCTGTATTAGAAAAGTCAAAGCTTACTGGAAAAGATATAGATATGATTGTATATTCAGGTATGTTAGCTGAATATGTCTCACCAACTTCTGCTCTATTTATTCATAATGCAATTAAAGGTAAAGAAGAATGTTTCTGTCATGATATGAATGGAAACTGTATTGGAATGACATATGCTCTAGATTTAGTTTTTAGATATATGTCTTCTAATCCTCAAATAAATAGATTACTTTTAGTTGGTAGTGATTATCTTACACCACAAGTTAGCCCTGAAAATGAGGAGTGTTATGGTCAGTATGGAGACGTTGCATGTGCACTCATTTTAGAAAGAACTGATGAAGATTGTAAATTGATTGACACTAAAATAAGCGTCAATACTGATTTTATTGATTACGTTAGATTTCCTAAGTGCGGATTTTCGCACATCTATGATACTCCTAAAGAGGATGTATATGTGGATTGGAAGTCATTTGGTACTTGGTGGATAGATGGAGCTGTTGAAAATATAAATTCAATGTTAGATAAAAGTAATTTAGCTATTAACGATATTTCTATGTTTTGCTTTTCTCAAATTGCGTACAAAAATGTAGCTACTCTACGTGAGAAACTTGGGATAGGTACAGAAAAGGCTCTGTATGTTGCGGATACTTACGGATATACAGGGACAACTAGTCCATTTCTTGTATTTTATGAAGGAATAAAAAATGGACAAGTTAAGCGTGGTGATTATGTAGTATTTTGTACAGTTGCTGCTGGATCAACTCATATATCTTTACTATTAAAGTATTAATTTGTATAAGTTTCAAAATTGGTTTTACATTGAAGCTATATATTAAAAATGAAAAATTAATATATTTAATGAAATATCATTACTAGAACTTATATATTACTGTTTAAATTTTATTTTTTTAATGAGAGGTGTATTGCTAATGGAATTAATTAATGAAACTATAGGATCATATACGAGTAAAATATTCAACAAGTTTGCTGATAAGGAAGCTTTAGTTTATGCGGAAGATGGAAGAAGATTTACATATAAAGAACTTGGATACCAAATAGATATGATAGCGAAAAGCTTAATATCTATTGGAATAAAGAAAGGTGATCACATAGCTCTGTTATCAAGTAATTCACCAGAATGGATAATAGTATTTTTAGCAACATTAAAAATAGGTGCTGTCTGCGTATGTTTAAGTTATTCATCGACGGAAGAAGAAATAGACTATATGTTAAAACAATCCGAATCAACAATTTTAATCGTGAGTGATAAAGATATGATTGAAAAGGTTGACTTAGAAAAATTTGATTACCTTAAAATAACAATAAAAATGAAAACTTTATTTAGCTTAGGTCTTATTATGTCTCAAATGAAAAGAGTATTAGATGATGAACTTATAGCTATTTCAAGTAATGTTTTACCAACTGATATGGCTACAATTTTATATACCTCAGGAACTACTGGAAATCCAAAAGGAATTATGTTTAACCATAAAGCGGTACTAAATGGTCCACTTTCATTTATTAAAAACTTTAAATATACATCAGAAGATACTATTTTAGTTACATTGCCATTAAATCATATATTAGGTGGTAAATATACAGCAATCCTTGGATTATTAGCTGGTAGTAAAGTAGCTCTAATGAAAAAATTCAAAACCTCTGTTGCACTTAAGACAATTGAAAGTGAAAGATGTACTGGTTTTCATGGAGTTCCAACAATGTATCAATATTTATTAAGTAATCACAATTCATACGATATTTCTAGTTTAAGGGTAGGAATGATTGCAGGAGCAGTTTCTTCAGAAACACTTATGAAGGATATAATGGAGCAGCTTCACATTACTGAATTAAATAATACTTTTGGACAAACTGAGACACTAGGGGTTACTCAAACTACAGTCTATGACAAAGATGATCCTAAAATAAATACTGTAGGAAAGCCTGTTGAGCATGTGGAAATAAAAATTTGTGACCCTGAAACTGGAGTAACGCTCCCTGCTAATACTGAAGGTGAATTATATGTAAAAAGTGCATATAGCATGCTGGGATACTATAATAATCCTACAGCAACAGAGGTTACTATGGTTGATAATTGGATTCGTACAGGTGATGTTGCTTTTATAGATGAAGAGGGATATTTATCTATAAAAGGACGACTTAAAGATGTAATAATCCGAGGTGGAGAAAATATCTCTCCAACGGATATTGAAAATCATCTTATTATGCATCCTGATATTGAAAATGCAATAATTGTTGGGGTGCCAGATAAAATTCATGGAGAGGAAATATTTGCTTTCATTAAATTGAAAGAAACTTCTACAGGATTAACTAGAGAAGATATAATAAATTTTTTATCTGGAAAAATATCAAGATATAAGTTTCCTAAGTATGTAGAATTTATAGATTTATTTCCATTGACGTCAACCGGAAAAATTAAACGAAATTCCCTAAGAGAAATTGCAACTGAAAAAATCAATCCAAGTTCAATAGGGGAAGTTGCTGCTAATTAAATTACGTTAATTAGAACGTATAATGCTTTTAATACATACAAGATTTTGATATACTAGCTTATTTTTTAATAGTAAGCAATTAAAAATAAGAGTCTAATAAAGCTTCTGAGGAAATTACCTTAGGAGCTTTTATTTTTCAGTAAGACTATAATCGTATAACCATAGCAAGTAGAGGGGATTCAAAAAATATGAGAATGCCTTTTAGATTTTGGAAGAAGAGATACAAGAAAAAGCAGACGCATGTATAGGTAAATAGAGGTATGAAAATATGGTATAAAAGTAGTAGAGAACAGCGGGAAAAGTATTAGACTAAATAAGTAAAAGTAGTAGACTACATATTTAAAAGTTGTATGTTAAATAAGTAAAATTTGCACTTATAAAGTAAACTATTGAGGTGAGTAAATAGACCAAGAAGTAATTATAATTTAAATATAAAGATTAAAAGATAAAGATTTTTTCCCACAAGTGCAGTTGAATAGATAAAAAGCCAGTTGAAGTCTAATTCATAATGAAATAAAAATATCTTATTAGTCTGCAAGTATATTCTAAGAATGTAATTAAACTTGGAGGTAAGTATAGATGGAAGAAGAAAGAGCTTTAGTTTTAGGTGATTTTATACGTATCTTTAAAAAACAAATAAAGCTAATACTTTTAATAACTATATTAAGTACTTTTCTAGCTGGGATTTTAAGTTTTTTAATAATAGAACCTACCTATGAAGCCAAGTCAACTATTGTAGTAGGAAAAGCTGATAGGGGATCAAATGATAATCCTAAGTATCAATTTGATGACATAATGATGTATAAAAATCTTATAACAACTTATGCAGAGATAGGGCGGTCAGCATCTGTTGCGGAAAATGCATCAAAAATGTTAAAGGATGTTTCTACAAAGGATATTTTAGATTCTATAATTGTCATTCCAAAGGAGGATACTCAGCTTATTGAATTTAAAGTACAGAATGAGAATCCTCAAGAAGCTTATCGCATTTTAAATGCTGTTTGTAATGCATTTATGGAAGAAGGAGAAAGAATATACTCAGGTCAAAATATTAAGGTAATAGATGGAGCGAAAATCCCAGAAGAACCTATAAAACCAAATAAGCTTTTGAATATTGCTATAGCTTTCTTTATAGGAATGGTGGTTTCAATGGGGCTTGCTGTATTACGTGAATATATGGATAACACATTAAAAGTTGAGGAAGATATAAATAAATATTTAGGAATTCCAGTAATCGGAGTTATACCTAAAGACGTGGGTAAATATTAAGTATAATCAGAGGAGTAAAAGTTATGAATAATAATAGATTAATCACTGTAGAGCATCCTAATTCTCAAATTTCAGAAGCCTACAGAACATTAAGGACAAATATTCAATTTTCATCCTTGGATAAGAATGTAAAAACAATTGTTGTTACTAGCTCTGTAGCAGGGGAAGGTAAGTCTACCACCTGTGCTAATTTGGGTGTAGTCATGGCTGAAAACGGATATAACACTATTTTGATTGATTGCGATTTTAGAAATCCAAGCCTTCATAGGCAATTTAATATACCAAATAGAAAAGGACTACTAGGCTTTTTGGAAGGTAACGCATTGTTTTCGGAATCAGTTCAAAAGACAAAAGTATCTAACTTAGATATAGCTATGGTTGGAACAAAAGCCAACAATCCATCTAAGTTAATTTCATCTGAAAAGCTTAAGAATCTTATTGAGGATTTGAAGGAGACTTATGATTATATAATAATAGATACGCCACCTGTGACAATAGCAACAGATGCTCAATTACTTTCTACTTATGCAGATGGATGTGTTCTTGTAGTTGCTTCGTCACAAGTAGAAAAAGCTGCAGCTCTAAAAGCAAAGGCGCTTTTAGAGAAAGTAAAAGCTAAGATATTAGGAGTAGTATTAAATAAGTTGGATGTTAAACAGAATGGTTATTACTGATATAATAAAGTCCCCATCTAGATTTTAGATGGGGACTTTTTGGAATCCACCGCTTAGGAGTAGAATAAAATTTTGATAGAAATATTCGCCACTTAGTAGTAAAAGAAGGCTTTGTTAGAAATATATCTAGCTAGTGTGTATAATTGAATAATCACTTATTCCGAAGTTTATTTAAATATTTTTTTGAGAAGCCTATGCAGTAATTAAAGGATTTAATATCCAATGCAGCCATAGATATAAAAAATAATGGAATTACCGTAATTAGTAATAGGCTACCTATTATCAAAAATTCACTATAGGATTCAATTGATAGATTAAATTTAGATACAAGAAATACTATAATGAAAAGAATTGCTATGTTTATAAAGCATTTTTTATAAGTAATCAGTGAATTTCTTTTTATGATTTGCTTGCTTGTATATAGTATTATATCATTTGTCCTGTAGAGTAATGCAGTGATTGAGCCAATTAGTACTCCATAAATGCCAAAAAAATTTACACATATAAGTGAAACTATAATATTAATTACAGATTCAAAAATTGATCTATATTGTGTTTTTTTAAAATGTCCTGCAATATTTATGGAATAAACCCCTGGCATTCGTACATAAGATAATAAATTTAAAATAGCAAACATAGTAGGTAACAAGGTGTCTATATAATTTACATCTGTTATTCCAGCGGTATAGAGCTTCATGAAGGGTAATATTAGTATATAACTAATAGTTGATAAAGCAAAAACTATCGACATGTAATAGGATTCAAATGAATTGTATAAGTCTAAAAATTTTTCTTTATCTTCAAAGTATGAAGAGCCTAATACAAAAATTACCCCAGAACTTATATTAGTTATTACACTGCTAATCATTTGAAATATTAGATTGTACATTGTATAAACACTTACTACAGCAAAGCCACAAAAAAAAGTTAGTATAAGTACGTCTGTATTGTAAAAGACCATACCTGATATTTGATGTACTAATACTGAGTTTTTTTGCGATATAGCTGAATAATCTGGTTTAACCTTTAAATCTATCCACTTATAATGCTTCTTTATATAAATCCAAATTAAAAACATCTGTAAGAAGCTTATTATAAAATAAGATATTTGAATTATTAATATATTAAAGTTTAATAAAAGTAGGACTATTTTTGTGATATTGCTTAAGGTGTTTACAACTAAGTTTGCAGTTGTTATTATATATGTTTTGCCTTCAGCAATTAAAAGTAATTTGAATTTTGCTTGTAAAAAATAATTTATAACACCAACCACACCTGTAAATAGTATTACTAGTGAAATAGTGACACTATTTATTTGTGATTTGGTGATTATAGGGTACAATATTGAAATAATAACAACAGTTAACAAGTAGAACTTTCCTGTTTTATTATAGTATCTTGAGGTTGCAGACAATATACCATTTAAACTTTCTTTATCATCTACGGTTAAAGGCTTATAAAGTGCCTGAATAGTAGCTTCACCCACTCCAGCCTCTAACAGCATCAGATAAATAAAAATTTGAGTTATGGATGACATAAATCCATTTACTTCAGAACCTAATTTGAGGATAAATAATCTAGGTATGATCAGGTTAAAAAAAATCGTAATTAGTAAACTTATCAAGCCCAATAATATATTATAAAAGCTACGCCTTCCTTTCATTTCATCTCCTTTATATAGTAATATCTTATATAAAAAACAATCGTTAT is a window encoding:
- a CDS encoding 3-oxoacyl-ACP synthase III family protein translates to MENVKIREIEVYHGKNIVDNEYYIEHFKKQGKDIKKFFEETMGRRNRYEINRDTENALTMAIQSSQAVLEKSKLTGKDIDMIVYSGMLAEYVSPTSALFIHNAIKGKEECFCHDMNGNCIGMTYALDLVFRYMSSNPQINRLLLVGSDYLTPQVSPENEECYGQYGDVACALILERTDEDCKLIDTKISVNTDFIDYVRFPKCGFSHIYDTPKEDVYVDWKSFGTWWIDGAVENINSMLDKSNLAINDISMFCFSQIAYKNVATLREKLGIGTEKALYVADTYGYTGTTSPFLVFYEGIKNGQVKRGDYVVFCTVAAGSTHISLLLKY
- a CDS encoding AMP-binding protein; the encoded protein is MELINETIGSYTSKIFNKFADKEALVYAEDGRRFTYKELGYQIDMIAKSLISIGIKKGDHIALLSSNSPEWIIVFLATLKIGAVCVCLSYSSTEEEIDYMLKQSESTILIVSDKDMIEKVDLEKFDYLKITIKMKTLFSLGLIMSQMKRVLDDELIAISSNVLPTDMATILYTSGTTGNPKGIMFNHKAVLNGPLSFIKNFKYTSEDTILVTLPLNHILGGKYTAILGLLAGSKVALMKKFKTSVALKTIESERCTGFHGVPTMYQYLLSNHNSYDISSLRVGMIAGAVSSETLMKDIMEQLHITELNNTFGQTETLGVTQTTVYDKDDPKINTVGKPVEHVEIKICDPETGVTLPANTEGELYVKSAYSMLGYYNNPTATEVTMVDNWIRTGDVAFIDEEGYLSIKGRLKDVIIRGGENISPTDIENHLIMHPDIENAIIVGVPDKIHGEEIFAFIKLKETSTGLTREDIINFLSGKISRYKFPKYVEFIDLFPLTSTGKIKRNSLREIATEKINPSSIGEVAAN
- a CDS encoding sugar isomerase: MSSITQIFIYLMLLEAGVGEATIQALYKPLTVDDKESLNGILSATSRYYNKTGKFYLLTVVIISILYPIITKSQINSVTISLVILFTGVVGVINYFLQAKFKLLLIAEGKTYIITTANLVVNTLSNITKIVLLLLNFNILIIQISYFIISFLQMFLIWIYIKKHYKWIDLKVKPDYSAISQKNSVLVHQISGMVFYNTDVLILTFFCGFAVVSVYTMYNLIFQMISSVITNISSGVIFVLGSSYFEDKEKFLDLYNSFESYYMSIVFALSTISYILILPFMKLYTAGITDVNYIDTLLPTMFAILNLLSYVRMPGVYSINIAGHFKKTQYRSIFESVINIIVSLICVNFFGIYGVLIGSITALLYRTNDIILYTSKQIIKRNSLITYKKCFINIAILFIIVFLVSKFNLSIESYSEFLIIGSLLLITVIPLFFISMAALDIKSFNYCIGFSKKYLNKLRNK
- a CDS encoding YveK family protein; amino-acid sequence: MEEERALVLGDFIRIFKKQIKLILLITILSTFLAGILSFLIIEPTYEAKSTIVVGKADRGSNDNPKYQFDDIMMYKNLITTYAEIGRSASVAENASKMLKDVSTKDILDSIIVIPKEDTQLIEFKVQNENPQEAYRILNAVCNAFMEEGERIYSGQNIKVIDGAKIPEEPIKPNKLLNIAIAFFIGMVVSMGLAVLREYMDNTLKVEEDINKYLGIPVIGVIPKDVGKY
- a CDS encoding methyl-accepting chemotaxis protein, giving the protein MINEISENKLMESFYNMIPYFKYYFGTELGFTIANTEKFLFVQNTENLKSNLKTGDKIPEGSAAYVCLQKKEVIHRIVPREVFGFPVETIAVPVLVNNRIEGALVISMSVDKTEKKERISNLANALSQSLEQMSSTVVEMANTFQEISGTNSDIENFIHETKESSKKTDEVLTFIEGIAKQTNLLGLNAAIESARAGEHGKGFGVVSTEIRNLSNSTKESINQINGILNNIQKSINEIYERFECSNNLLENQTNELQELTATIEELTASAALLNEFADEFANDK
- a CDS encoding CpsD/CapB family tyrosine-protein kinase; this translates as MNNNRLITVEHPNSQISEAYRTLRTNIQFSSLDKNVKTIVVTSSVAGEGKSTTCANLGVVMAENGYNTILIDCDFRNPSLHRQFNIPNRKGLLGFLEGNALFSESVQKTKVSNLDIAMVGTKANNPSKLISSEKLKNLIEDLKETYDYIIIDTPPVTIATDAQLLSTYADGCVLVVASSQVEKAAALKAKALLEKVKAKILGVVLNKLDVKQNGYY